One Massilia sp. 9096 genomic window carries:
- a CDS encoding heavy metal sensor histidine kinase — protein sequence MRPISISLRLGMLFAAIAATVFLAVGAYLHQTLSHQMGQRDDNDLVNKALLVRQLLRTLPQGAPMPHEVESVLRGVIGADGVMLRVSTPDGRAVIGPALARDAALPAPVPAGREPRQADVVSVDGPNGAKRVLGVLAGGGGGRMLRVTLERMRSDRLAILKRYAFDLLGALASGAVLATLLAFVAVRRSLRALDAVALQASQISAQRLHTRLAVEAAPDELRAFCLAFNAMLDRLEEGVQRLSGFAADLAHDLRTPVNALMMQTQVALSRARSDEEYQALLASNQEEYERLARMIENTLFLARADSAQLAVRPEPLDVGAELAHIRDYFEMLAEDKGVALSLGEAPAPRLLADPVLLRRALNNLVSNALAHTPAGGAIRLDVRDEDGWLALSVANSGDGIAPEHRDAVFERYYRADPARAGGSAAAHSAGLGLAIVRAIMQLHGGSARLDPSAEGQTVFTLRFPARAKK from the coding sequence GTGAGGCCGATCTCAATTTCGCTGCGCCTGGGAATGCTGTTCGCGGCGATCGCGGCGACGGTGTTCCTGGCGGTCGGCGCCTACCTGCACCAGACGCTGTCGCACCAGATGGGCCAGCGCGACGACAATGACCTGGTCAACAAGGCGCTGCTGGTGCGCCAGCTGCTGCGCACGCTGCCGCAGGGCGCGCCGATGCCGCACGAGGTCGAGAGCGTGCTGCGCGGTGTGATCGGCGCCGACGGTGTCATGCTGCGCGTGAGCACGCCGGACGGGCGCGCGGTGATCGGGCCGGCGCTGGCGCGCGATGCCGCGCTGCCGGCGCCGGTGCCGGCCGGACGCGAGCCGCGCCAGGCCGACGTGGTCAGCGTCGACGGGCCGAACGGCGCCAAGCGCGTGCTGGGTGTGCTGGCCGGCGGCGGCGGCGGACGGATGCTGCGCGTAACGCTCGAGCGCATGCGGTCGGACCGGCTGGCCATCCTGAAACGCTACGCCTTCGATCTGCTCGGCGCATTGGCCAGCGGCGCGGTGCTGGCCACGCTGCTGGCGTTCGTCGCGGTGCGGCGCAGCCTGCGCGCGCTGGATGCGGTGGCGCTGCAAGCCAGCCAGATCAGCGCTCAGCGCCTGCATACGCGGCTGGCGGTGGAGGCGGCGCCGGACGAGCTGCGCGCATTCTGCCTCGCGTTCAACGCCATGCTGGACCGGCTGGAAGAGGGTGTGCAGCGCCTGTCGGGCTTCGCCGCCGACCTGGCGCACGACCTGCGCACGCCGGTCAACGCGCTCATGATGCAGACGCAAGTCGCGTTGTCGCGCGCGCGCTCGGACGAGGAGTACCAGGCGCTGCTGGCGTCGAACCAGGAAGAATACGAGCGCCTGGCGCGCATGATCGAGAACACGCTGTTTTTGGCGCGCGCCGACAGCGCCCAGCTGGCCGTGCGCCCGGAGCCGCTCGACGTCGGGGCGGAACTGGCGCACATCCGCGACTATTTCGAGATGCTGGCCGAGGACAAGGGCGTTGCCCTGAGCCTGGGCGAGGCGCCGGCGCCGCGACTGCTGGCCGATCCGGTGCTGCTGCGGCGCGCGCTCAACAACCTGGTGTCGAATGCGCTCGCGCACACGCCCGCGGGGGGGGCCATCCGCCTGGACGTGCGCGACGAGGATGGCTGGCTGGCGCTGTCGGTCGCCAACAGCGGCGACGGCATCGCGCCCGAGCATCGCGACGCCGTGTTCGAGCGCTACTACCGCGCCGATCCGGCGCGCGCCGGCGGCAGCGCGGCCGCGCATTCGGCTGGATTGGGCCTGGCGATCGTGCGCGCCATCATGCAGCTGCACGGCGGCAGCGCCCGGCTCGACCCCAGTGCCGAGGGCCAGACCGTGTTCACGCTGCGATTTCCGGCGCGGGCAAAAAAATGA
- a CDS encoding alanine racemase, whose translation MNPLPHALPHGALSLSSLDERLLQPGLKGLPIDAPLRQGAIGVQLAPHGKTTMSPQLFGAQLANGAWGVTLANARQTQVAHRFGVRRVLIANQLVARSDVRAVLRLLHGDPDFECVVLADSLAGVARLAEEVAAQGLTRALPVLVELGLSGQRAGCRTEEEALTVARALAGAPGLALAGFEGYEGLIASGDHAADVQAVARFIDRLCALTLEADDEGLFETPEILVSAGGSSYFDLVARGLGKLHGLSKPLRPILRSGCYLTSDHGIYQRDLAKLDAREGRPAGQGLQPALEIWSVVQSRPEPGLAILTMGKRDASHDAGLPAPLLFHTPGPGAPKSLPAGCTIVKMNDQHAYLRLPEGDPIDAVLAVGDLVGCGISHPCTTFDRWPLLLAVDDDYVVRFGVNTFF comes from the coding sequence ATGAACCCGTTGCCCCATGCCTTGCCCCATGGCGCCCTGTCGCTGTCCAGCCTGGACGAACGGCTCCTGCAGCCGGGCCTGAAAGGCTTACCCATCGACGCGCCGTTGCGCCAGGGCGCGATCGGCGTCCAGCTGGCTCCGCACGGCAAGACCACCATGAGCCCACAGCTGTTCGGCGCCCAGCTGGCCAATGGCGCCTGGGGCGTCACGCTGGCCAACGCCAGGCAGACGCAGGTGGCGCACCGCTTCGGCGTGCGCCGCGTGCTGATCGCCAACCAGCTGGTCGCGCGCAGCGACGTGCGCGCCGTGCTGCGCCTGCTGCACGGCGATCCGGATTTCGAGTGTGTGGTGCTGGCCGATTCGCTGGCGGGCGTGGCGCGCCTGGCCGAGGAAGTTGCCGCGCAAGGCTTGACGCGCGCACTGCCGGTGCTGGTCGAACTCGGCCTGTCGGGCCAGCGCGCCGGTTGCCGCACCGAAGAGGAAGCCTTGACCGTCGCGCGTGCGCTCGCCGGCGCGCCCGGGCTGGCGCTGGCCGGCTTCGAGGGCTACGAGGGCCTGATCGCATCCGGCGACCACGCCGCCGATGTGCAGGCGGTGGCGCGCTTCATCGACCGCCTGTGTGCGCTCACCTTGGAGGCCGACGACGAAGGCCTGTTCGAGACGCCCGAGATCCTGGTCTCGGCCGGCGGCTCGAGCTATTTCGACCTGGTCGCGCGCGGCCTGGGCAAGCTGCACGGCCTATCAAAACCGCTGCGGCCGATCCTGCGCAGCGGCTGCTATCTCACCAGCGACCACGGCATCTACCAGCGCGACCTGGCAAAACTCGATGCGCGCGAAGGCCGGCCGGCCGGACAGGGTTTGCAGCCGGCGCTGGAGATCTGGAGCGTGGTGCAGTCGCGTCCCGAACCCGGCCTGGCAATTTTGACCATGGGCAAGCGCGACGCGTCGCACGACGCCGGCCTGCCGGCGCCGCTGCTGTTCCACACGCCGGGCCCGGGCGCGCCGAAGTCCTTGCCGGCCGGCTGCACGATCGTCAAGATGAACGACCAGCATGCCTACCTGCGCCTGCCCGAGGGCGATCCCATCGATGCCGTGCTGGCCGTGGGCGACCTGGTCGGCTGCGGCATCTCGCACCCGTGCACGACCTTCGACCGCTGGCCGCTGCTGCTGGCGGTCGACGACGATTACGTGGTGCGCTTCGGCGTGAACACGTTCTTCTGA
- a CDS encoding CzcE family metal-binding protein, with product MNTSIRTLVLPLLLAGAAFASTSANAIPRTHGADFYGTLDVNAAPSAGRTIRIDDHTRYVNVTDGDTVRFEVGGQSFTFTFDAWNSVNSLELSAIAPAGVTVPKVRVYVAQNPLYVG from the coding sequence ATGAATACCTCGATCCGCACCCTGGTCCTGCCGCTGCTACTCGCCGGCGCCGCATTCGCCTCTACCAGCGCCAACGCCATCCCGCGCACCCACGGCGCCGACTTTTACGGCACGCTCGACGTCAACGCCGCGCCGAGCGCCGGCCGCACGATCAGGATCGACGACCACACCCGCTACGTCAACGTGACCGATGGCGACACCGTACGCTTCGAGGTCGGCGGCCAGAGCTTCACCTTCACCTTCGACGCCTGGAACAGCGTCAACTCGCTCGAGCTGTCCGCCATCGCCCCGGCCGGCGTGACCGTGCCGAAGGTGCGTGTCTACGTCGCGCAGAACCCGCTGTACGTGGGCTGA
- a CDS encoding beta-ketoacyl-ACP synthase III: MKPVVISGTGLFTPPHSISNDELVAAFNAYVELFNAEHADQIAAGAVSALEPSSSAFIEKASGIKSRYVMEKAGILDPKHMTPRIVEREDEELSLQAEMCVAAARQALARANRTAADIDMVLVAASNMQRAYPAMAVEVQDALGIDGFGFDMNVACSSATFAIQTAAGAVQTGQARAVLVLNPEITSAHLNFRDRDSHFIFGDACTAMVIEAADTATSEHQFEILDSKLKTKFSNNIRNNFGFMNRFDEAGIGQPDKLFRQQGRKVFKEVCPMAAEMIRDTVEASGLKIEDIQRFWLHQANLNMNQLIVRMLLDRDATPQEAPVILDSYANTSSAGSIIAFHSYQDDLRPGANGVICSFGAGYSIGCVVVRKK; this comes from the coding sequence ATGAAACCTGTCGTCATCAGCGGCACCGGCCTGTTCACGCCGCCGCATTCGATCTCCAACGATGAGCTGGTCGCCGCGTTCAACGCCTACGTCGAGCTGTTCAACGCCGAGCACGCCGACCAGATCGCCGCCGGCGCCGTGAGCGCGCTGGAGCCGTCCAGCAGCGCCTTCATCGAAAAAGCCTCGGGCATCAAGTCGCGCTACGTGATGGAAAAGGCCGGCATCCTCGATCCGAAGCACATGACGCCGCGCATCGTCGAGCGCGAGGATGAGGAATTGTCGCTGCAGGCGGAGATGTGTGTCGCGGCCGCGCGCCAGGCGCTCGCGCGCGCGAACCGCACCGCGGCCGACATCGACATGGTGCTGGTCGCTGCCAGCAACATGCAGCGCGCCTACCCGGCGATGGCGGTCGAAGTGCAGGATGCACTCGGCATCGATGGCTTCGGCTTCGACATGAACGTGGCCTGCTCCTCGGCCACCTTCGCGATCCAGACCGCGGCCGGCGCCGTGCAGACCGGCCAGGCGCGCGCGGTACTGGTGCTGAACCCGGAAATCACCAGCGCCCACCTGAACTTCCGCGACCGCGACAGCCATTTCATCTTCGGCGACGCCTGCACCGCGATGGTCATCGAGGCGGCCGACACGGCAACCAGCGAGCACCAGTTCGAAATCCTCGATTCCAAGCTCAAGACCAAGTTCTCGAACAACATCCGCAACAACTTCGGCTTCATGAACCGTTTCGACGAAGCCGGCATCGGCCAGCCCGACAAGCTGTTCCGCCAGCAGGGCCGCAAGGTGTTCAAGGAAGTCTGCCCGATGGCGGCCGAGATGATCCGCGATACCGTCGAGGCGTCCGGCCTGAAGATCGAGGACATCCAGCGCTTCTGGCTGCACCAGGCCAACCTGAACATGAACCAGCTGATCGTGCGCATGCTGCTCGACCGCGACGCGACGCCGCAAGAAGCCCCCGTCATCCTCGACAGCTACGCCAACACCTCCTCGGCCGGTTCGATCATCGCCTTCCACAGCTACCAGGACGACCTGCGCCCGGGTGCGAATGGCGTGATCTGCTCGTTCGGCGCCGGGTATTCGATCGGCTGCGTGGTGGTGCGCAAGAAGTAA
- a CDS encoding heavy metal response regulator transcription factor, translated as MRILIVEDEPKTGDYLQRGLSESGFVADLARTGPDGLHLALEHDYDLVVLDVMLPQMDGWTVLGKLRERKQTPVLFLTARDEIPDRVRGLELGADDYLVKPFAFAELLARARTLLRRGPVREPEIVKVADLEVDVRRHRVTRAGQRIDLTPKEYGLLQLLARREGEVLSRSLIASQVWDMNFDSDTNVVDVAIKRLRAKVDDPYPVKLIHTVRGMGYLMEVRE; from the coding sequence ATGCGCATACTGATTGTCGAAGACGAGCCGAAGACCGGCGACTACCTGCAGCGCGGCCTGAGCGAATCCGGCTTCGTCGCCGACCTGGCGCGCACCGGGCCGGACGGCCTGCACCTGGCGCTCGAGCACGACTACGACCTGGTCGTGCTCGACGTGATGCTGCCGCAGATGGACGGCTGGACCGTGCTCGGCAAGCTGCGCGAGCGCAAGCAGACGCCGGTGCTGTTCCTCACCGCGCGCGACGAGATACCCGACCGCGTACGCGGCCTCGAGCTGGGCGCCGACGACTACCTGGTCAAGCCGTTTGCCTTCGCCGAACTGCTGGCGCGCGCACGCACGCTGCTGCGCCGCGGTCCGGTGCGCGAGCCCGAGATCGTCAAGGTGGCCGACCTCGAGGTCGACGTGCGGCGCCACCGTGTCACGCGCGCCGGCCAGCGCATCGACCTGACGCCGAAGGAATACGGCCTGCTGCAGCTGCTGGCGCGCCGGGAGGGCGAGGTGCTGTCGCGCTCGCTGATCGCATCGCAGGTGTGGGACATGAACTTCGATTCCGACACCAACGTCGTCGATGTCGCGATCAAGCGCCTGCGCGCCAAGGTCGACGACCCGTATCCGGTCAAGCTGATCCACACCGTGCGCGGCATGGGCTACCTGATGGAAGTGCGCGAGTGA
- a CDS encoding FAD-dependent oxidoreductase → MRHRDGRVHLHGAAVKRRCFLTSLALPAAGALAWPTPAYRRVRPADAAWPNAASWATLSKTVGGNLMAVHALFQSCRADPGSTACREAQANIGNPYWIGDQPGGTENSGWLDAWTPAPSAYAIRARHAGDVAAGVAFARDNRLRLAVKGGGHSYLGTSNAPDSLLIWTRAMNEVTLHDAFVGQGCAGRVAPVPAVSAGAGAMWIDLYHAVTTGGGRYVQGGSCTTVGVAGLVQSGGFNSFSKGFGTAAAGLLEAEIVTADGRIRVVNECLEPDLFWALKGGGGGTFGVVTRVTLRTHALPRFFGAAWGKVKARSDEAFARLIARFIAFYAEALFNPHWGEHVHFTPSNTLEIDMISQGLTPEQARAAWAPFFEWLKASPDDFDVDPGSVGAWAWDARSWWDPDKRSAEFVSDTRAGAPSHHAWGKGDQGEVGVFLHGYDSLWLPAALLHKERQPALADALFAASRHQMVRLHIGKGLAGASPEVRAAARQTAMNPAVADAFTLVIIADGEQPSAYPGQARPAIDLATARKNARNIDRAAAELRKIAPHSGSYVSESNYFNRLWQQEYWGEHYPRLRSIKSKYDAGGLFIVHHGVGSEDWSADGFTRLR, encoded by the coding sequence ATGCGTCATCGTGATGGCCGAGTTCATTTGCATGGAGCCGCCGTGAAAAGAAGATGTTTCCTGACCTCGCTGGCGCTGCCGGCGGCCGGCGCCCTGGCGTGGCCGACACCGGCTTACCGCCGCGTACGGCCGGCAGATGCGGCGTGGCCGAACGCCGCAAGCTGGGCAACGCTGAGCAAGACTGTCGGCGGCAACCTGATGGCGGTGCATGCGCTGTTTCAGAGCTGCCGTGCCGACCCCGGCAGCACCGCGTGCCGCGAGGCGCAGGCAAACATCGGCAATCCGTACTGGATCGGCGATCAGCCGGGCGGGACCGAGAATTCCGGATGGCTCGACGCGTGGACGCCCGCGCCGAGCGCGTATGCCATCAGGGCGCGCCATGCCGGCGACGTCGCCGCCGGCGTCGCCTTCGCCCGCGACAACCGGCTGCGCCTGGCGGTCAAGGGCGGCGGCCACAGTTACCTGGGGACGTCGAATGCGCCCGATTCTCTGTTGATCTGGACGCGCGCGATGAACGAAGTGACCTTGCACGATGCGTTCGTCGGCCAGGGGTGCGCAGGCCGTGTGGCGCCCGTGCCTGCCGTCAGCGCCGGCGCCGGTGCGATGTGGATCGACCTGTATCACGCGGTGACGACGGGAGGCGGGCGTTACGTCCAGGGCGGCAGTTGCACCACGGTCGGTGTCGCCGGCCTGGTACAAAGCGGCGGCTTCAATTCGTTCTCAAAAGGTTTTGGTACGGCGGCGGCCGGACTGCTCGAAGCGGAAATCGTGACCGCCGATGGGCGCATCCGCGTCGTCAACGAATGCCTGGAACCCGACCTGTTCTGGGCGCTCAAGGGCGGCGGCGGCGGTACCTTCGGCGTGGTGACCCGCGTCACCTTGCGCACCCACGCGCTGCCGCGCTTCTTCGGCGCCGCATGGGGCAAAGTCAAGGCACGCTCGGATGAAGCGTTTGCGCGCCTGATCGCCCGCTTCATCGCCTTCTACGCAGAAGCGCTGTTCAATCCACACTGGGGCGAACACGTGCACTTCACCCCAAGCAACACCTTGGAAATCGACATGATCAGCCAGGGCCTCACCCCTGAGCAGGCGCGCGCCGCATGGGCGCCGTTCTTCGAGTGGCTGAAAGCGTCGCCGGACGATTTCGATGTCGATCCCGGCTCGGTCGGCGCCTGGGCCTGGGACGCGCGCAGCTGGTGGGATCCCGACAAGCGCTCTGCGGAATTCGTCAGCGACACTCGCGCGGGCGCGCCCAGCCACCACGCATGGGGAAAAGGCGACCAGGGCGAGGTCGGCGTGTTCCTGCACGGTTACGACTCGCTGTGGCTGCCGGCCGCGCTGCTGCACAAGGAGCGCCAGCCGGCGCTCGCCGATGCGCTGTTCGCGGCAAGCCGGCACCAGATGGTGCGGCTCCACATCGGAAAAGGGCTGGCGGGGGCGTCACCGGAAGTGCGCGCCGCGGCACGGCAAACCGCGATGAATCCCGCGGTCGCGGATGCCTTTACGCTCGTGATCATCGCCGATGGCGAACAGCCCTCGGCCTATCCGGGCCAGGCGCGGCCCGCCATCGACCTGGCCACCGCACGCAAGAACGCGCGCAACATCGACCGGGCGGCAGCTGAACTGCGCAAGATCGCGCCGCATTCGGGTTCCTACGTTTCCGAGAGCAACTACTTCAACCGTCTCTGGCAGCAGGAATATTGGGGAGAACATTACCCGAGGCTGCGCAGCATTAAATCGAAATACGACGCCGGCGGCTTGTTCATCGTCCATCACGGCGTCGGCAGCGAAGACTGGAGCGCCGACGGTTTTACACGCCTGCGCTGA
- a CDS encoding DUF305 domain-containing protein: MDKLLPRLVSGLCLAAASVACAASVAAQDMHHHDMAMPAAGKPAAPPPAFVASSDKPFASLMDQAMAIMERDMQAAPMNGQPGHDFVTMMLPHHQGAIDMAKAVLLNTQDPELRNLALGIIAEQQNEINVMRAWLARHPH; encoded by the coding sequence ATGGACAAGCTGCTCCCTCGTCTGGTCTCGGGACTGTGCCTTGCCGCCGCCAGCGTCGCCTGCGCCGCCAGCGTCGCTGCGCAGGACATGCACCACCACGACATGGCGATGCCGGCCGCCGGCAAGCCGGCAGCGCCGCCGCCCGCCTTCGTCGCCAGCAGCGACAAGCCGTTCGCCAGCCTGATGGACCAGGCGATGGCGATCATGGAGCGCGACATGCAGGCCGCGCCCATGAACGGCCAGCCGGGCCACGACTTCGTGACGATGATGCTGCCGCACCACCAGGGCGCGATCGACATGGCCAAGGCCGTGCTGCTGAACACGCAAGACCCGGAACTGCGCAACCTGGCGCTCGGCATCATCGCCGAGCAGCAGAACGAAATCAACGTGATGCGGGCGTGGCTGGCGCGCCATCCGCATTGA
- a CDS encoding DUF2721 domain-containing protein has protein sequence MNLQLSDIGHVIQLSIAPVFLLTGVATKMTLLLNRLGRIIDRTRVLREQLRKGPDPECHEELDVLYQRWQLINYALTSSTGCGLLICVIIAALFLGDVTSYSLDKSIAGMFVLAMVGLILSFCFLLREVFVSFRYMRLHLHERSHA, from the coding sequence TTGAACCTGCAACTGAGCGACATCGGGCACGTCATCCAGCTCTCGATCGCCCCGGTGTTCCTGCTGACCGGCGTCGCCACCAAGATGACGCTGCTGCTGAACCGCCTGGGCCGCATCATCGACCGCACCCGCGTGCTGCGCGAGCAACTGCGCAAGGGCCCGGACCCCGAATGCCATGAGGAGCTCGACGTGCTGTACCAGCGCTGGCAGCTGATCAACTACGCGCTGACCTCGAGCACCGGCTGCGGCCTGCTGATCTGCGTGATCATCGCCGCGCTGTTCCTGGGCGACGTCACCAGCTACTCGCTCGACAAGAGCATCGCCGGCATGTTCGTGCTGGCGATGGTGGGCCTGATCCTGAGCTTCTGCTTCCTGCTGCGCGAAGTGTTCGTCTCCTTCCGCTACATGCGCCTGCACCTGCACGAGCGCTCGCACGCCTGA
- the pip gene encoding prolyl aminopeptidase — protein sequence MPAIPPSLFPPILPNRHGMLAVDDLHTIYWEEVGNPNGIPVLFLHGGPGAGLSPQHRRFFDPAAYRVILFDQRGAGKSTPLGEWRNNTTQLLIEDIERLRAMFGIERWLVFGGSWGSTLALAYGEAHPERCLGFVLRGIFLCTKPEIEFFLYGVQWFYPELYDEFIAPIPPEERGDLLKAYASRLLCEDPQQFWPAARAWSRFEGRRVFLLPQEDESSSDTLDLGVGRLESHYMANGGFLAEDQLMRDLGRINHLPAVVVQGRYDVICPPLSAYRLHQGWPGARLRMIPDAGHGALEHGIARALVAATEQFKRHGRFD from the coding sequence ATGCCAGCCATCCCGCCGTCGCTGTTCCCGCCCATTCTCCCGAATCGCCACGGCATGCTGGCGGTCGACGACCTGCACACGATCTATTGGGAAGAGGTGGGCAACCCGAACGGCATCCCGGTGCTGTTCCTGCACGGCGGCCCGGGCGCCGGCCTGTCGCCGCAGCACCGCCGCTTCTTCGACCCGGCCGCCTACCGCGTGATCCTGTTCGACCAGCGCGGCGCCGGCAAGTCGACCCCGCTCGGCGAATGGCGCAACAACACGACGCAACTGCTGATCGAGGACATCGAGCGCCTGCGCGCGATGTTCGGCATCGAGCGCTGGCTGGTGTTCGGCGGCTCCTGGGGCTCGACGCTGGCGCTGGCCTATGGCGAAGCGCACCCCGAGCGCTGCCTCGGCTTCGTGCTGCGCGGGATTTTCCTGTGCACGAAGCCGGAAATCGAATTCTTCCTGTACGGCGTGCAGTGGTTCTATCCCGAGCTGTACGACGAGTTCATCGCACCGATCCCGCCCGAGGAACGCGGCGACCTGCTGAAGGCCTACGCCAGCCGCCTGCTGTGCGAGGACCCGCAGCAGTTCTGGCCGGCGGCGCGCGCCTGGAGCCGCTTCGAAGGCCGGCGCGTGTTCCTGCTGCCGCAGGAGGACGAGAGCTCGTCCGACACGCTCGACCTGGGCGTCGGCCGGCTCGAATCGCACTACATGGCCAACGGCGGCTTCCTGGCGGAAGACCAGCTGATGCGCGACCTGGGCCGCATCAACCACTTGCCGGCGGTGGTCGTGCAGGGCCGCTACGACGTGATCTGCCCGCCGCTTTCGGCCTACCGCCTGCACCAGGGCTGGCCGGGCGCGCGCCTGCGCATGATCCCGGACGCCGGCCATGGCGCGCTCGAGCACGGCATCGCGCGCGCGCTGGTCGCGGCCACCGAACAGTTCAAGCGCCACGGCCGCTTCGACTGA
- the phbB gene encoding acetoacetyl-CoA reductase, which produces MANRVALVTGGMGGLGEAICVKMAALGYTVVTTYSPGSSKAEGWLASMKEQGHDFRAYECDVADYDSAQACIAKVTQEVGPIDVLVNNAGITRDMTFKKMDKVNWDAVMKTNLDSVFNMTKPVADGMVERGWGRIINISSVNGQKGAFGQTNYSAAKAGMHGFTKALALEVARKGVTVNTISPGYIGTKMVTEIPSEVLESKIIPQIPMGRLGKPDEVAGLVAYLASDEAAFVTGANIAINGGQHMQ; this is translated from the coding sequence ATGGCTAATCGAGTGGCATTGGTGACGGGTGGCATGGGCGGCCTGGGCGAAGCGATCTGCGTCAAGATGGCCGCACTGGGCTACACCGTCGTGACCACCTATTCACCGGGCAGCAGCAAGGCCGAGGGCTGGCTGGCGTCGATGAAGGAACAGGGCCATGACTTCAGGGCCTACGAGTGCGACGTCGCCGACTACGATTCGGCGCAGGCCTGCATCGCCAAGGTGACGCAGGAAGTCGGCCCGATCGACGTGTTGGTCAACAACGCCGGTATCACGCGCGACATGACCTTCAAGAAAATGGACAAGGTCAATTGGGATGCGGTCATGAAGACCAACCTCGATTCCGTGTTCAACATGACCAAGCCGGTTGCCGACGGCATGGTCGAGCGCGGCTGGGGCCGGATCATCAACATCTCGTCGGTCAACGGCCAGAAGGGCGCGTTCGGCCAGACCAACTATTCGGCGGCCAAGGCCGGCATGCACGGCTTCACCAAGGCCCTGGCGCTGGAAGTGGCGCGCAAGGGTGTGACCGTGAACACGATCTCGCCGGGCTACATCGGCACCAAGATGGTCACCGAGATCCCGAGCGAGGTGTTGGAAAGCAAAATCATTCCGCAGATCCCGATGGGCCGCCTGGGCAAGCCGGACGAGGTCGCCGGCTTGGTCGCTTACCTGGCATCGGATGAAGCCGCGTTCGTGACCGGCGCCAACATCGCGATCAACGGCGGGCAGCACATGCAGTAA
- a CDS encoding DUF2750 domain-containing protein yields MTIDTKHVQAIVMLPGPQRYEYFVKRVVESGVVWSLFRQGWALAKKEDGALVFPLWPEREFAAICADYEWSGYAPQSFALEELIDELLPQLEQDGIATGVFYTPGARDVMPTAGLLLRDLRDEQRRASSPSNDQDGPA; encoded by the coding sequence ATGACGATCGATACCAAGCACGTACAAGCCATCGTGATGCTGCCGGGACCGCAGCGCTATGAATATTTCGTCAAGCGCGTGGTCGAGAGCGGCGTCGTGTGGAGCCTGTTCCGCCAGGGCTGGGCGCTGGCCAAAAAGGAAGACGGGGCCCTGGTGTTCCCGTTGTGGCCGGAGCGCGAGTTCGCCGCCATCTGCGCCGATTACGAATGGAGCGGCTATGCGCCGCAATCGTTCGCGCTGGAAGAACTGATCGACGAGCTGCTGCCGCAGCTGGAGCAGGACGGCATCGCCACCGGCGTGTTTTATACGCCCGGCGCGCGCGACGTGATGCCCACGGCCGGCCTGCTGCTGCGCGACCTGCGCGACGAGCAGCGCCGGGCGTCGAGCCCATCCAACGACCAGGACGGTCCGGCATGA
- a CDS encoding AAA family ATPase has protein sequence MPTSCVRKSLFNVFTYLDEVAKEPGSPPPPHLHLRSHGEAFMDVMQGFSGDGLYLLDEPEAALSPNRQLAALSVIDALVKGGAQFIIATHSPILLAYPRAEILSFDAAGIGEIAYEDTEHYAITRDFLNHYPRRLQQLLEDD, from the coding sequence ATGCCTACTTCCTGCGTGCGGAAAAGCCTGTTCAATGTGTTCACTTATCTGGACGAAGTGGCGAAGGAACCCGGTTCACCGCCGCCGCCGCATTTGCACCTGCGCTCGCACGGCGAAGCGTTCATGGACGTAATGCAGGGCTTCAGCGGCGACGGCCTGTATCTGCTCGACGAGCCCGAAGCCGCGCTGTCGCCGAACCGCCAGCTGGCCGCCTTGAGCGTGATCGATGCCCTGGTCAAGGGGGGTGCGCAGTTCATCATCGCCACCCATTCGCCGATCTTGCTGGCCTATCCGCGCGCGGAAATCCTCAGCTTCGATGCGGCCGGCATCGGCGAGATCGCCTACGAGGACACCGAGCACTACGCCATCACGCGCGACTTCCTGAACCATTACCCGCGCCGCCTGCAGCAGCTGCTCGAAGACGATTGA